In one Corallococcus sp. EGB genomic region, the following are encoded:
- a CDS encoding cysteine synthase A, with protein sequence MAPRMGSLWDAVGNTPLLRVGSLSRQTGCDIVAKAEFMNPGGSIKDRAAKGMIQRAEAAGQLKPGGTIVEGTAGNTGIGLGLLGRERGYRVVVTMPDNQAREKYEYLEAMGVEVRRVPAVPFSNPSHFFHQARALAEANGWAWMNQFENTANGDFHYETTGPEIWEQAEGRVDVLVASVGSGGTLSGTSRYLKEKNPALRVVLVDPPGSGLYCQVRTGKMETVGSSITEGIGIMRLTENFRQARVDEAMRLEDQDMLEMLYHLAREDALVVGTSAALNVRAAWEVARKHQGQGLRIVTFLCDHGSRYASKVFNPEFLASKGLTVKPLPAV encoded by the coding sequence ATGGCGCCACGAATGGGTTCGCTCTGGGACGCGGTGGGGAACACGCCGCTGTTGCGCGTGGGCTCGCTCAGCCGTCAGACGGGTTGTGACATCGTCGCCAAGGCGGAGTTCATGAACCCGGGTGGGAGCATCAAGGACCGGGCCGCCAAGGGGATGATCCAGCGCGCGGAGGCCGCGGGGCAGTTGAAGCCGGGCGGCACGATTGTCGAAGGCACCGCGGGCAACACCGGCATCGGGCTGGGGCTGCTGGGGCGCGAGCGGGGCTACCGCGTGGTGGTGACGATGCCGGACAACCAGGCACGCGAGAAGTACGAGTACCTGGAGGCGATGGGCGTGGAGGTGCGGCGGGTGCCGGCGGTGCCGTTCTCCAATCCCTCGCATTTCTTCCACCAGGCTCGGGCGCTGGCGGAGGCGAACGGCTGGGCGTGGATGAACCAGTTCGAGAACACGGCGAACGGCGACTTCCACTACGAGACGACGGGGCCGGAGATCTGGGAGCAGGCGGAAGGAAGGGTGGACGTGCTGGTGGCGTCGGTGGGCAGCGGCGGCACGCTGTCCGGGACGAGCCGCTACCTGAAGGAGAAGAACCCGGCGTTGCGCGTGGTGTTGGTGGATCCGCCGGGGTCGGGGCTCTACTGCCAGGTGCGCACGGGGAAGATGGAGACGGTGGGGAGCTCCATCACGGAAGGCATTGGCATCATGCGGCTGACGGAGAACTTCCGGCAGGCGCGCGTGGACGAGGCGATGCGCCTGGAGGACCAGGACATGCTGGAGATGCTCTATCACCTGGCGCGCGAGGACGCGCTGGTGGTGGGGACCTCCGCGGCCCTGAACGTCCGGGCGGCGTGGGAGGTGGCGCGCAAGCACCAGGGCCAGGGCCTGCGCATCGTCACGTTCCTGTGCGACCACGGCAGCCGCTACGCCTCCAAGGTCTTCAATCCGGAGTTCCTCGCGTCCAAGGGGCTCACGGTGAAGCCGCTGCCGGCGGTGTGA
- a CDS encoding type I restriction enzyme HsdR N-terminal domain-containing protein, whose protein sequence is MDANQLLELVKRYQDSRSFITNEETAKLALVVPFIRLLGYDPGLPREVRLEYTADFVQGDGKKLPDRMDFAIFDQTGQKPLIVIETKPLGTDLKSRAQQLARYLSQLPELHFGIITDGCHYLFFGDLENPNVMDPEPFFTFSLEDTKSDWAKVAKFLSKFSRESFNAITLITDAENSRYRQGMIDKLSAALRSPGEHEGFLKWLTEDVYKGKRTTAVMERLAEVAKEAIEPTLLRVMGDDFLDKLKERLQRLNEGTEPPAAKDSPNVAKADSTKPFETEPRAAGDDKGRAVIETTEEELAFFGVIRDICTKNGHAAEDVLYRDTSNYFNVSFKKPTKWFVRFFGNGKRKCIATWVPVAEAKTLAAGFEVESSPAAFGVSRIYIQTVPEMWALKALVARSLELSLMAKEESPTEPAREEGRTALKVVASQ, encoded by the coding sequence GTGGACGCGAATCAATTGCTGGAGCTGGTCAAGCGCTACCAGGACTCCAGGTCCTTCATCACCAACGAAGAGACCGCCAAGCTGGCGCTGGTGGTCCCCTTCATCCGGCTGCTCGGCTATGACCCCGGCCTCCCCCGGGAGGTGCGGCTCGAGTACACGGCGGACTTCGTCCAGGGAGATGGCAAGAAGCTCCCGGACCGGATGGACTTCGCCATCTTCGACCAGACGGGTCAGAAGCCGCTCATCGTCATCGAGACCAAACCCCTGGGCACCGACCTCAAGTCCCGCGCCCAGCAACTGGCACGCTACCTCTCCCAACTCCCGGAGCTCCACTTCGGCATCATCACGGACGGCTGCCATTACCTGTTCTTCGGTGACCTGGAGAACCCCAATGTCATGGACCCGGAGCCCTTCTTCACCTTCTCCCTGGAGGACACGAAGTCGGACTGGGCCAAGGTCGCGAAGTTCCTGTCCAAGTTCAGCCGCGAGTCCTTCAACGCCATCACGCTCATCACCGACGCGGAGAACAGCCGCTACCGCCAGGGAATGATCGACAAGCTGTCCGCCGCCCTGAGATCACCCGGCGAGCATGAGGGCTTCCTCAAGTGGCTCACCGAGGACGTCTACAAGGGGAAGCGGACGACCGCCGTGATGGAACGCCTCGCGGAGGTCGCCAAGGAGGCCATCGAACCCACGCTCCTGCGCGTCATGGGCGACGACTTCCTCGACAAGCTCAAGGAACGTCTCCAACGGCTGAACGAAGGCACGGAGCCCCCCGCCGCCAAGGACAGTCCCAACGTGGCGAAGGCCGACAGCACGAAGCCCTTCGAGACGGAGCCGCGTGCAGCGGGTGACGACAAGGGACGCGCCGTCATCGAGACCACCGAGGAGGAACTGGCCTTCTTCGGCGTCATCCGCGACATCTGCACCAAGAACGGCCACGCGGCGGAGGATGTCCTCTACCGGGACACCTCGAACTACTTCAACGTGTCCTTCAAGAAACCCACGAAGTGGTTCGTGCGCTTCTTCGGCAATGGCAAGCGCAAGTGCATCGCCACCTGGGTGCCCGTCGCCGAGGCGAAGACCCTCGCCGCGGGTTTCGAGGTCGAGTCGTCCCCCGCGGCCTTCGGCGTGAGCCGCATCTACATCCAGACGGTTCCGGAGATGTGGGCGCTCAAGGCGCTCGTCGCCCGGAGCCTGGAGCTCTCCCTCATGGCCAAGGAGGAATCGCCCACCGAGCCCGCTCGCGAGGAGGGCCGGACCGCGCTCAAGGTGGTCGCCAGCCAGTAG
- a CDS encoding FadR/GntR family transcriptional regulator — translation MGRGGLVAYVEAELERDIALGRLPPSGQFGSEATLARRHNVCRGTIREALRRLAARGLVVQRSGRKTRAVALDESLTLENLGLALHDARSPEARWLLEGYFSLRRQVLVELLVDCCAKASERDLDVLGSLCFRLWDAAKWELGERCAQVEFELLRLAARMAERPGHVLLVQSLHRAFLGGPARLLPFMEGEALRQWVICATDALRERDTRALQQDLPTLMKACDDRLLNAFAPVAREPDAPVSQGESLSPPSSAPVLDENREEYLRLEGGGIGSPASAVKAAEVIGFGSSTHVSSLAVAPSNTALLSSAEMEPPSRKTGAEEARGDGLNEPSGNLSDDRTYCGSPFPRETPQPDPRPIGSCRQPERTGGAHVERPHSHPWKRGIHARPIHQLLVSCLDALCVHSARFKRAMNVFHERSSASRRNSAASH, via the coding sequence ATGGGACGGGGTGGGCTCGTGGCATATGTCGAGGCGGAGTTGGAGCGCGATATCGCTCTGGGGCGGCTGCCGCCCAGCGGGCAGTTCGGCTCAGAAGCGACGCTGGCGCGTCGCCATAACGTGTGTCGGGGCACCATTCGTGAGGCGCTGCGGCGGCTGGCGGCACGGGGCCTGGTGGTGCAGCGCTCCGGACGCAAGACGCGCGCGGTGGCACTGGATGAGTCGCTGACCCTGGAGAACCTGGGGTTGGCGCTGCATGACGCGCGCTCACCGGAGGCCCGGTGGCTCCTGGAGGGCTACTTCAGCCTCCGGCGGCAGGTGCTGGTGGAGCTGCTGGTTGACTGCTGCGCGAAGGCCTCCGAGCGCGACCTGGACGTGCTGGGCAGCCTCTGCTTCAGGCTTTGGGACGCGGCGAAGTGGGAATTGGGAGAGCGATGCGCCCAGGTGGAGTTCGAGCTGCTCCGGCTGGCGGCCCGGATGGCGGAGCGGCCCGGGCATGTCCTCCTCGTTCAATCCCTGCATCGTGCCTTCCTGGGCGGCCCGGCCCGACTGTTGCCCTTCATGGAAGGGGAAGCACTGCGCCAGTGGGTCATTTGCGCGACGGATGCCCTGAGGGAGCGTGACACGCGGGCGCTCCAGCAGGACCTGCCCACGTTGATGAAGGCTTGTGATGACCGCTTGCTGAACGCCTTCGCCCCCGTCGCCCGTGAGCCGGACGCCCCTGTCTCCCAAGGCGAGAGCCTCAGTCCCCCTTCGTCAGCTCCCGTGCTGGATGAGAACCGGGAGGAATACCTTCGCTTGGAAGGGGGTGGCATCGGAAGTCCCGCTTCAGCCGTTAAGGCCGCGGAGGTGATTGGGTTTGGCTCCTCAACCCATGTGAGTTCCTTGGCCGTAGCGCCCAGCAACACAGCTTTGCTGAGTTCAGCGGAGATGGAGCCTCCCTCCAGGAAAACCGGCGCGGAGGAGGCCAGGGGAGATGGGCTGAACGAGCCCTCGGGCAACCTGTCCGACGATCGGACATATTGTGGCTCGCCCTTTCCGAGGGAGACTCCACAGCCCGATCCGCGCCCCATCGGCTCATGCAGACAGCCTGAGCGAACGGGAGGGGCGCACGTCGAGCGACCTCACTCGCATCCGTGGAAGCGGGGCATCCACGCCAGGCCCATCCATCAGCTTCTGGTGAGCTGCCTGGACGCCCTGTGCGTTCATTCAGCACGTTTCAAGAGGGCCATGAACGTCTTTCACGAGCGTTCCAGTGCTTCTCGACGCAACAGCGCTGCGTCACATTGA
- a CDS encoding IS4 family transposase gives MRRKVAIDEEQVLAFLTEVFEDDLHVKRILSLSHATLGAVQAASLSVAAIGKAMAWARGEDVTSKHAVKQVDRLLSNGGFDVWKLFARWVPFVLAERTEAVIALDWTDFERDDQETLVASLITRHGRATPLVWTTLVKSASAGNRQLVEDQTLQRLREAIGAQVKVTVVADRGFADAKFYALLRQLGFEYVVRFRADMLVTSEEQETKRAAEWVPEGGRAKLLRGARVTATMAEVGAVVCVKRKGMKDAWCLATSLTDATAQEVMDVYARRFTIEETFRDVKDLKFGMGLKQVRVKTPERRDRLLLISALAQVLLTLLGAAGEALGYDKHLKVNTVKRRTHSLFTQGTYYFMAMPRMSDERLRPLVERFGQLVREHAVFQEAFGLI, from the coding sequence ATGAGGCGCAAGGTGGCTATCGACGAAGAGCAGGTGCTGGCGTTTCTGACGGAGGTGTTCGAGGACGACCTGCACGTCAAACGAATCCTGTCCCTGTCGCACGCGACGTTGGGGGCGGTGCAGGCGGCGAGCCTGTCCGTGGCGGCCATCGGCAAGGCCATGGCGTGGGCGCGTGGAGAGGACGTCACGTCCAAGCACGCGGTGAAACAGGTGGACCGACTGCTGTCGAATGGGGGCTTCGATGTCTGGAAGCTCTTCGCGCGCTGGGTGCCCTTCGTGCTGGCGGAGCGGACCGAGGCCGTCATCGCGCTGGACTGGACGGACTTCGAGCGAGACGACCAGGAGACGCTCGTGGCCAGCCTCATCACCCGGCATGGGCGGGCCACGCCGCTCGTGTGGACGACGCTGGTGAAGTCCGCCTCCGCGGGCAACCGGCAACTGGTGGAGGACCAGACGCTTCAGCGGCTGCGCGAGGCGATTGGCGCGCAGGTGAAGGTGACGGTGGTCGCGGACCGGGGCTTCGCGGATGCGAAGTTCTACGCGCTGCTGCGGCAGTTGGGCTTCGAGTACGTGGTGCGCTTCCGTGCGGACATGCTTGTCACGTCCGAGGAGCAGGAGACGAAGCGCGCGGCGGAGTGGGTCCCAGAAGGCGGACGCGCGAAGCTGCTGCGAGGCGCACGCGTCACCGCCACCATGGCCGAGGTGGGAGCCGTGGTGTGTGTGAAACGCAAGGGCATGAAAGACGCTTGGTGCCTGGCCACCAGCCTCACGGACGCCACGGCCCAGGAGGTGATGGACGTCTACGCCCGAAGATTCACCATCGAGGAGACGTTCCGGGACGTGAAGGACCTCAAGTTCGGCATGGGGCTGAAGCAGGTGCGCGTGAAGACGCCGGAGCGTCGAGACAGGTTGCTGCTCATCAGTGCCCTGGCTCAGGTCCTTCTGACGCTGCTGGGAGCCGCGGGGGAGGCGCTGGGGTACGACAAGCATTTGAAGGTGAATACGGTGAAGCGGCGTACGCACTCGCTCTTCACCCAAGGCACCTACTATTTCATGGCCATGCCGCGCATGAGCGATGAACGACTCCGCCCCTTGGTGGAGCGATTCGGACAACTCGTCCGTGAGCACGCCGTCTTCCAAGAGGCATTCGGACTTATCTGA
- a CDS encoding SgcJ/EcaC family oxidoreductase — protein MVRTRFVGLLALLFVAVPVVARAQDAVAPVAVASGDEATHQALRAIKQDMEDALNKRDLDRLLSHLHPDVVFSTMNNDVRVGKDAIRAYYAEMLGGPNSVVKKVTAKFDVDALTRLYGNSGVAYGSSLDHYILNDGTDLVVNGRWTCTLVKEGDQWLIAAFHYSTNVFDNPLLTKVKNAAMGFGPLVAVAALAAGFFIGRRGRRPATA, from the coding sequence ATGGTACGCACCCGGTTCGTTGGTCTCCTGGCGTTGCTGTTCGTCGCGGTCCCCGTCGTCGCGAGGGCGCAGGATGCCGTGGCTCCGGTGGCGGTGGCTTCAGGCGATGAGGCGACGCATCAGGCGCTGCGTGCCATCAAGCAGGACATGGAGGATGCGCTCAACAAGCGGGACCTGGACCGGCTGCTGTCACACCTGCACCCGGATGTCGTGTTCTCCACCATGAACAATGACGTTCGTGTGGGGAAGGACGCCATCCGCGCCTACTACGCGGAGATGCTTGGCGGCCCGAACAGCGTCGTGAAGAAGGTCACCGCGAAGTTCGATGTGGATGCCCTCACGCGTTTGTATGGCAACTCGGGCGTTGCCTATGGCTCGTCGCTGGACCACTACATCCTCAATGACGGCACGGACCTCGTCGTCAATGGACGGTGGACCTGCACGCTGGTGAAGGAGGGGGACCAGTGGCTCATCGCCGCGTTCCACTACTCCACCAACGTGTTCGACAACCCCCTGCTCACGAAGGTGAAGAACGCTGCCATGGGATTCGGGCCCCTCGTCGCCGTCGCCGCGCTGGCCGCGGGGTTCTTCATCGGCCGTCGGGGACGCCGGCCGGCGACGGCTTGA
- a CDS encoding DUF418 domain-containing protein, whose protein sequence is MSDSASSVAGARPVDVSERLPLLDVLRGFALWGVFLSNSFSWFSGRVLMPKEQVQALAAPPPEAAVTTLYNFFVNQKFVTLFAFLFGLGFSIQLKRAEGRGASVVPVYSRRLLVLLGIGMVHLFALWTGDVLSTYALLGFALLLFRDRSDRTLLVWVGLSVVVVPLLVPAILHFGPILLHGAQAAADAAKATDALESQHREQLLLGLSSDSLWKTQSANMHFAQYMLFSLKRLLWMIFILGRFLLGLLAGRHLLLQDVERHRAWHRRLLGWGLLFGVLGNGAWVVVQHLRVAGVLDPSKAHWMFTLSAIQELGYLGLAAFYVAAFALLFQKERWRRWLGVLAPVGRMALTNYLMQTVVSLWLYDGWGLGLIGRLPPSQCVALTLLVFALQIPFSHAWLSRFRFGPAEWLWRSLTYGQRQPMRLALKPSPAGVPDGR, encoded by the coding sequence ATGTCCGACTCCGCCTCTTCCGTCGCCGGCGCCCGCCCGGTGGATGTCTCCGAACGGCTGCCGCTCCTGGACGTGTTGCGCGGCTTCGCGTTGTGGGGCGTCTTCTTGTCGAACAGCTTCTCCTGGTTCAGCGGGCGGGTCCTCATGCCGAAAGAGCAGGTCCAGGCGCTGGCGGCCCCGCCCCCCGAAGCAGCCGTCACGACGCTCTACAACTTCTTCGTGAACCAGAAGTTCGTCACGCTGTTCGCCTTCCTCTTCGGGCTGGGCTTCTCCATCCAATTGAAGCGCGCCGAGGGCCGAGGCGCCTCCGTCGTCCCGGTGTACTCACGGCGCTTGCTGGTCCTGCTGGGCATCGGGATGGTGCATCTCTTCGCGCTCTGGACGGGAGACGTGCTCTCCACGTACGCGCTGCTGGGCTTCGCGTTGCTCCTCTTCCGGGACCGGTCGGACCGGACGCTGCTGGTGTGGGTGGGCCTGTCGGTGGTGGTGGTGCCGCTGCTGGTGCCGGCGATCCTGCACTTCGGCCCCATCCTCCTGCACGGAGCCCAGGCCGCGGCCGACGCCGCGAAGGCTACCGACGCCCTGGAGTCCCAGCACCGTGAGCAACTGCTGCTCGGACTTTCGAGCGACTCGCTCTGGAAGACGCAGTCCGCGAACATGCACTTCGCCCAATACATGCTGTTTTCGCTGAAGCGGCTGCTGTGGATGATCTTCATCCTCGGCCGCTTCCTGTTGGGGCTGCTCGCGGGCCGGCACCTGTTGCTCCAGGACGTGGAGAGGCACCGCGCCTGGCACCGGAGGCTGCTGGGCTGGGGCCTTTTGTTCGGAGTTCTGGGCAATGGCGCGTGGGTGGTGGTGCAGCACCTGCGCGTCGCGGGGGTATTGGACCCATCGAAGGCACACTGGATGTTCACCCTGTCGGCCATCCAGGAACTGGGCTACCTGGGCCTCGCCGCGTTCTACGTGGCCGCCTTTGCCCTGCTCTTCCAGAAGGAGCGCTGGCGCAGGTGGCTGGGCGTCCTGGCGCCCGTGGGGCGCATGGCGCTCACCAACTACCTGATGCAGACGGTGGTGAGCCTCTGGCTCTACGACGGCTGGGGGCTGGGGCTCATCGGCAGGCTGCCGCCGTCGCAATGCGTGGCACTGACGCTGCTGGTGTTCGCGCTCCAGATTCCCTTCAGCCACGCGTGGCTGTCGCGCTTCCGCTTCGGTCCAGCCGAGTGGCTGTGGCGCTCGCTCACCTACGGCCAGCGCCAGCCCATGCGGCTCGCGCTCAAGCCGTCGCCGGCCGGCGTCCCCGACGGCCGATGA
- a CDS encoding phosphatase PAP2 family protein, whose amino-acid sequence MACFFALFFLAAYGGASWVTGFYPGGLRVDLPFERHIPFLPGLAAIYVSMDVLLLLSLFIFRTWRQMLPFALVLCAETALGALCFLVLPVEVAWPQRTVTGVWTSVFQAADTMNLERNYLPSLHVAFACTAALAYRERSGPMARAVFTLWALAIAASTLLIHEHHLVDVVAGALLAWGMWRVVAPRLRREVFLEAVRVEALCAREMYRFARRHPRYGLIALVLYQQSLGRWRKARRARVGFSFLQLVDDVLDGDRPVDGEPLDAIDALLHTLETGAPGPATEFHDTAISLGQTLLTELTAPEARGHVFELVRTMRRDRERVREGRWWDATALQAQLEATFRLSVSLMLHVADAQVRAEESPSLLAALAWCSVMRDLREDLAQGLFNVPVDVAEDVRAQGHDPADFDSLLATEPGRAWVRGEYQRARALLDRSAKELASLEGRQGAALLRLFHRSVESFWARKLPRRMPFLREAAVLDAS is encoded by the coding sequence ATGGCCTGCTTCTTCGCGCTGTTCTTCCTCGCGGCCTACGGCGGCGCGAGCTGGGTGACGGGCTTCTATCCCGGGGGCCTGCGGGTGGACCTGCCCTTCGAACGGCACATCCCGTTCCTGCCCGGCTTGGCCGCCATCTACGTGAGCATGGACGTGTTGCTGCTGTTGTCCCTGTTCATCTTCCGGACCTGGAGACAGATGCTCCCCTTCGCGCTGGTGCTCTGCGCGGAGACAGCGCTGGGAGCGCTCTGCTTCCTCGTCCTGCCGGTGGAGGTGGCGTGGCCGCAGCGCACCGTGACCGGCGTCTGGACCTCCGTCTTCCAGGCCGCGGACACGATGAACCTGGAGCGCAACTACCTGCCGTCGCTCCACGTCGCCTTCGCCTGTACGGCGGCGCTGGCCTACCGCGAGCGTTCAGGACCGATGGCCCGCGCCGTGTTCACGCTGTGGGCGCTGGCCATCGCGGCGTCCACGCTGCTCATCCACGAGCACCACCTGGTGGACGTGGTCGCGGGAGCGCTGCTCGCCTGGGGCATGTGGCGCGTCGTGGCGCCCCGGCTCCGGCGGGAGGTGTTCCTCGAAGCCGTGCGGGTCGAGGCGCTCTGCGCGCGGGAGATGTACCGCTTCGCGCGCAGGCACCCGCGTTACGGGCTCATCGCGCTCGTGCTGTATCAGCAGTCGCTGGGGCGCTGGCGCAAGGCACGAAGGGCGCGGGTGGGATTCAGTTTCCTCCAACTGGTGGACGACGTGCTGGATGGAGACCGCCCCGTCGACGGTGAACCGCTGGACGCCATCGACGCACTGCTCCACACGCTGGAGACCGGAGCGCCGGGCCCCGCCACGGAGTTCCACGACACCGCCATCTCACTGGGCCAGACGCTGCTCACGGAGCTGACGGCCCCGGAGGCGCGTGGGCATGTGTTCGAACTGGTGCGCACAATGCGCAGGGACCGCGAACGCGTGCGAGAGGGTCGCTGGTGGGACGCGACGGCACTCCAGGCCCAGTTGGAGGCCACCTTCCGGCTGTCCGTGAGCTTGATGCTGCACGTCGCGGACGCACAGGTGCGGGCCGAGGAGTCCCCTTCCCTGCTCGCGGCGCTGGCCTGGTGCTCCGTGATGCGCGACCTGCGCGAGGACCTGGCCCAGGGCCTCTTCAACGTGCCGGTGGACGTCGCCGAGGATGTGCGCGCCCAGGGGCATGATCCGGCGGACTTCGACTCACTGCTCGCGACGGAGCCCGGGCGGGCCTGGGTGCGCGGTGAGTACCAGCGGGCCCGCGCGCTGCTGGACCGCTCCGCGAAGGAGCTGGCCTCGTTGGAAGGCAGGCAAGGCGCTGCGCTGCTGCGCCTCTTCCACAGGTCTGTGGAGTCCTTCTGGGCCCGGAAGCTCCCGCGTCGCATGCCCTTCCTGCGCGAGGCGGCGGTGCTCGATGCTTCCTGA
- a CDS encoding fatty acid desaturase, producing MRADDAPPIPAALNAVLLAAAMGAGALCLWTASHAEALWARLVAAGVFSYVNNTVFSLLHEATHGVLHPSRRINDGLGRVAATFFPTSFTLQRAFHLTHHRYNRTAREQFDYLHPGDHRFLKYAQWYVILTGIYWLFVPLGALVFSLAPGLLRRLRGPGTRYGEQTGADAYLGRLEDAPRAAIRAEVLGMLAVHAGLVHALDLTLAGWGLCYAAFAVNWSSLQYADHAWSPLDVREGAWDLKVAAPVRWVFLNYHYHRAHHLHPQVPWLHLGRYVDEGVERPSFLGIWLSMWRGPRPFPEQTK from the coding sequence ATGCGCGCCGATGACGCTCCACCGATTCCCGCCGCGCTCAATGCCGTATTGCTCGCCGCGGCGATGGGCGCGGGGGCGCTGTGTCTGTGGACGGCGTCGCACGCGGAGGCCCTCTGGGCGCGGCTGGTGGCGGCCGGGGTGTTCTCCTACGTGAACAACACGGTGTTCTCGCTGCTGCACGAAGCGACGCACGGGGTGCTGCACCCGTCGCGGCGGATCAACGACGGCTTGGGCCGCGTCGCGGCGACGTTCTTTCCCACGTCCTTCACGTTGCAGCGCGCGTTCCACCTCACGCATCACCGCTACAACCGTACGGCGCGCGAGCAGTTCGACTACCTGCATCCGGGCGACCACCGCTTCCTCAAGTATGCGCAGTGGTACGTCATCCTGACAGGCATCTACTGGCTGTTCGTGCCGCTGGGAGCGCTGGTGTTCTCGCTCGCGCCGGGACTGCTGCGGAGGCTGCGGGGACCTGGCACGCGCTACGGGGAACAGACGGGCGCGGACGCGTACCTGGGGCGCCTGGAGGACGCACCGCGGGCGGCCATCCGAGCGGAGGTCCTGGGCATGCTTGCGGTGCACGCGGGGCTTGTGCACGCGCTGGACCTGACGCTCGCGGGCTGGGGGCTCTGCTACGCGGCGTTCGCGGTGAACTGGAGCTCGCTCCAATACGCGGACCATGCCTGGTCGCCGCTGGACGTACGCGAGGGCGCATGGGACCTGAAGGTCGCGGCGCCGGTGCGCTGGGTGTTCCTCAACTACCACTACCACCGAGCGCATCACCTGCACCCGCAGGTGCCCTGGCTCCACCTGGGCCGCTACGTGGACGAAGGTGTCGAGCGGCCATCCTTCCTGGGCATCTGGCTGTCCATGTGGCGAGGCCCGCGGCCGTTTCCGGAGCAAACGAAGTGA
- a CDS encoding Rieske 2Fe-2S domain-containing protein, which produces MVVPVPAGVAPDRLPGPSRPRSWYLVAPSAALRPGQTMGVQVGGQEVVLFRSQSGQVHALSAHCPHLGAHLKHGTVQGELLRCPLHHWDFDGEGRCRAVPGRSDVSCLPGPRTWPVEERFGGVLVFNGPEALFPLPDLEGEEHVWDVGPPVTVGCPWLPLAANSFDLDHLRTVHHRELWTAPAWETPDRYTLRLRYTSRVIGTGASDRLMKVLSGNRIRVELTLHGGTLMSVKSDLGRARGLLLASLTPVAEGTSVRLAVAARRGRFPGADALVLGVSRWLYTSFLRRDLSVLDGMRFNVATATADPVMRQLLDLAVGLPEDGDDARR; this is translated from the coding sequence ATGGTTGTTCCCGTCCCGGCCGGGGTGGCACCGGACCGTCTCCCCGGGCCCTCGCGCCCGCGCTCCTGGTACCTGGTGGCTCCGTCCGCGGCCTTGCGGCCCGGTCAGACGATGGGCGTCCAGGTGGGGGGCCAGGAGGTGGTGCTCTTCCGGAGCCAGTCAGGCCAGGTCCACGCGCTGTCGGCGCACTGTCCCCACCTGGGGGCGCACCTGAAGCACGGCACCGTCCAGGGCGAGCTGCTGCGCTGCCCGCTGCACCATTGGGACTTCGACGGAGAAGGCCGCTGCCGCGCCGTGCCCGGCCGCAGCGATGTGTCCTGCCTGCCAGGCCCCCGGACGTGGCCGGTGGAGGAGCGCTTCGGCGGAGTGCTCGTGTTCAACGGCCCCGAGGCGCTGTTTCCCCTACCCGACCTGGAGGGTGAGGAACACGTGTGGGACGTGGGACCTCCGGTGACGGTGGGCTGCCCCTGGCTGCCGCTCGCGGCGAACTCGTTCGACCTGGATCACCTGCGCACGGTGCACCACCGCGAGCTGTGGACCGCGCCGGCGTGGGAGACGCCGGACCGCTACACCCTGCGGCTTCGCTACACGTCGCGGGTCATCGGCACCGGCGCGAGCGACCGGCTGATGAAGGTGCTGTCGGGCAACCGCATCCGCGTGGAGCTCACGCTGCATGGGGGGACGCTGATGTCGGTGAAGAGCGACCTGGGCCGGGCGCGGGGGCTGCTGCTCGCGAGCCTGACGCCGGTGGCCGAGGGGACGTCGGTGAGGCTCGCCGTCGCGGCGAGGCGGGGACGGTTTCCGGGCGCGGACGCGCTGGTGCTCGGGGTGTCGCGGTGGCTCTACACGTCGTTCCTGCGCAGGGACCTGTCGGTGCTGGACGGCATGCGCTTCAACGTCGCGACGGCGACAGCGGATCCGGTGATGCGCCAGCTGCTCGACCTCGCGGTGGGCCTGCCCGAGGACGGGGACGATGCGCGCCGATGA